One part of the Deltaproteobacteria bacterium genome encodes these proteins:
- a CDS encoding CBS domain-containing protein, translated as MERITVREFLSSLGHQAQLGVVTPGASLKDVVRAMVKGHRRRMVYVVDGEGKLIGAISLDVLKDVIFRFYLSDRVSDIMVVSEHITELFTSEKAEDVMDPDISSCQEQETLHEVLARMIERNIRDLPVLDQQGRVIADLDILDLLELWLKKREKALQ; from the coding sequence GTGGAACGGATAACGGTCAGGGAATTTCTGAGTTCTTTGGGTCATCAGGCCCAACTTGGGGTAGTCACACCAGGAGCTTCCTTGAAGGATGTAGTCCGGGCCATGGTCAAAGGGCACCGGCGGCGGATGGTCTATGTAGTTGATGGGGAGGGGAAGCTCATAGGTGCGATATCATTGGATGTGCTTAAGGATGTGATCTTCCGATTTTATCTGTCCGATCGAGTCAGTGACATCATGGTAGTCAGTGAACATATTACCGAACTTTTCACCTCGGAAAAGGCCGAAGATGTAATGGACCCCGACATCAGCAGCTGTCAGGAGCAGGAAACCCTCCACGAGGTGTTAGCCCGAATGATTGAACGTAATATCCGGGACTTGCCGGTCCTGGATCAGCAGGGCCGGGTCATTGCTGACCTCGATATCCTGGACCTCTTGGAGTTGTGGCTCAAGAAGAGAGAAAAGGCGCTTCAATGA
- a CDS encoding transcriptional repressor, with amino-acid sequence MEIFKEYIRGRGLRQTPEREKILQEIAAIQGHFDVDGLYLRLRRQGIKVSKASIYRTLPLLLDCGLIREVDFTDGHWHYESIYGQPHHCHLRCLNCGAIVEFEDPLLTCVEQKLAWRFGYHIKTHNLEVQGICPKCQEKWITGNDG; translated from the coding sequence TTGGAAATCTTCAAGGAGTACATCCGGGGACGGGGGTTGCGGCAAACCCCGGAGCGGGAAAAGATCCTGCAGGAAATCGCCGCTATCCAGGGACATTTTGATGTGGATGGCCTGTATCTTCGCCTCCGGCGTCAGGGGATCAAGGTTTCCAAGGCCTCTATTTATCGAACCCTGCCGCTGCTGTTGGATTGCGGATTGATCCGCGAAGTCGATTTCACCGATGGTCATTGGCATTATGAGTCCATCTATGGTCAGCCCCATCATTGCCACCTGCGCTGTCTGAATTGCGGGGCTATTGTCGAATTCGAGGATCCCTTGCTCACCTGTGTGGAGCAGAAACTGGCCTGGCGGTTCGGCTACCATATCAAAACCCACAACCTGGAGGTTCAAGGTATTTGCCCCAAGTGTCAGGAAAAGTGGATAACCGGCAATGACGGCTAA